GAAACAAGACAATCCcaaataacaattatttttagacAAGCTCTACTTCAGAAAAAGGCCGACATATCCCTTTACTCTGTAAGCGCTGTCATGGTATTGTTTGTTTTGATGCTATTACCATGTTTCGGAAAATTGTTGCAGTTCAGTATGTCGATATCCTTACAGAGTTCGCATCATCGGGCGGTATATTAACGAGAGATTGATATATTTCGCTTTGGATCGCTTCCTTATATAAATATTGCgcctttcattttattttttcagacaaCATAAGTTTTGATGATGATTGCTTATTTTTTAGATGCAGAAGATGGCGCTAAAGGAGATAAATATCGCCTTTAAACTCCACCGTAGCGCTCTCTGCATGCAATCCTATTTTGACTAGAGTGCTAAACATAGCAAACAAGAAGACATTCATTGTCACTTCCTTCTAAGAAAGTAATTTTCTCGATGAATACAAAAACAACTCAAAGTTAGTTTCTTCACTTGGTTTGGAAGATAATTCAGTTTTACACTGTTGGTGTCAAGCACCATAATTCTACAGTTTTCTGTTTTTGAACACTTGGCCACGTTTTTTGTGTCCGTAATGTCAAATTGAACGTTTAATTACTTGctaaagaataaaattaaaacaatgtaaaaacaaaatcgaTTTTGCAACAATCAGGAAGCTTTACCCTTTAAAGTTTGCGATTTTTGCACCTAGTTGTAACTATAAATTAATCAAACCTTCCTTGATCCCttagaagaaaaatatttcctCTGTGAACATGCAAATGAAACTTCATTTAACAACAAATGACAAATTTAATTAACAAGCAACGGCaagataaaatttataaaataaactgAGACAGACACTGTACatgaaaaacaataataaaaaaaaaagcttgtcAGAATTTGATCTCCATTAGTCCTTCGACCTCTCGCGTCTTCCCTGCTGAACTCTGTGTGACGTCATTTCTCCGCTGCCTCTCTATGACGTTAATCTGTAGAAGCACCTGTTGTAGATCTTCTTCTTGGCTCATTCCGTCGGTTGATTTTAAACTGCTTCCGCTTATCGAGGGGGCAGGACTGTGACTTCCGGAGGTCTGAGCCTCGTTTTGAGGAATAAGCTCCGTTTCCTGTAACTTTCGTCCCGCAGTGTTTGTAAAACGAGGCGGCATTGATGTGTATGCCGTCTCGGTGTGGCTGTTAGCGTGCAAGAGTTTAGAGAAAGGAAGCCTTTTTCTGATCTTTATAGGTCTGCAACAACATTTAGATTTCAGAATCGTCTCGCGCAAACCTTTTCTGAATTTAAAGGACATGACACTGTAAAGCACCGGATTGACCGTACAGTTGATGAAGTAGAAAATCCCTGACACATAGAACAGAGTTCGGTAGATGCGGAGGAGAGGTTCCGTCCACGCACTGATAGAGACCGTCATCATTCTCTCAGCGTGAAATGGCGCCCAGCAGACGAAGAAAGCTACCACCACGGCAACTGGAAGAAAAATCATACTGATCATAATTAAtgaactgcgaacgctaacgcccgtttcctgcctacattttacatccaaatatttcggaatttctgtcagatattcaaaaattaatttttctactaaaaagtataatcaaatcctaatcaatttatatcaaaacaaaatttgtaataaaattatttatttttaaacaaaagttttgctaacgcggggtctaaaaaaaattcattgaaatcggtctctatgagtgaggaaaattttatttagcggccaatatatgcataaaaacataataataacatatttatgatatgtattaaagtaaaatttcattttaattcatatctgttaattagttttcgaaaatttacaaagcaaaattctttttttggaatgtattttggtctgtagacatatgttCCCCCcagtgaaacaacaaaccctttggtaaaaatatgctaaataacaataattaaaaccccttaaaaggaatttttgttccACGGGTGGgaaagatgtttttaaaaacatttccgttttccgttattttctattatgaaatgagctattttaacccaaaatacaaagttatctcgctttgtttgaccaaatcatttatatttaatgaaaatatacataaatgtttacattattataaaaaattaactttaattagacaactttcaaaaaatgacttttagttaggcggctagacaatgctatcgttcgcagtcctttaATAACAAATGAAAGCTGTTTGCTTGATAGATTAATTATATGCAAGCtcatatcatgtacatgtagcaatgtCAAGTGAAATGACACTGAAATGACAGCAGTTTGAATTATTTGTCTATCAATATGCGAATTCATCGATGATTCATTTTGTATACATGTTCATATCATGATTCAATATCAAACGATAGGCTTTAAAATGCagcaatttgaattttttgtacaTGAATACCGGCATGTCAGGCAGAAAGCTTAGAGGTTTTTACCGAATTCTCTCCACGCTGTAAACGTTTTTAATACCTTAATctatatatttagaaaagacCACCGCTCCAGAGAAAGAGATAAGGCAGAAACATCAAAACCAAGTTGTAAGTGTCCCCATTTTACCCTGGTGCTGTTTTATATCTGTCATTTTATGTTTTGGTGACATCCTCAGACTTACTTGCACTCGGCACATTTTGGGTGATTGCTTCCGATATTGAGCAGCGTTTGCTTGTAAATTCCTAAAACGGAGCCAACTTCGGAAGGAAGGGGATAATCAATCCGCCATAGAGTGCGGGGAGGTTTTGAAATTCGGAAATCTCGATACTTTAGTTATTTAAACCTAATAAATTGTCAACTGCTGTTTTCCACTCATTACTGGAGTAATGACTCATTAAAACATGGCCTGCAAATTGAGTGATTTCTGGAAAAAGGCGACAGTGCAAAATAAGATGGTCGTGTTTCCGGTGATACAGAGCCACGCTAGTAGTTGAGCCGGACTCGGTAATTCGATTGACGGCTGAGATATCGGGGTCTCGTGACATTTATCATGGTTGGTCGGATTCGGGCGTTATTTTCAGAAACAAACACAGATAATGTGAAATTATGCATGTTCAGAGTCCTAATAAGAGGATTATTTAAAGTCAACTAGATCTGTGTTGATTGTTCAGAAGAGATTGTGGTTGTGTTTAACATACCTTACCCAATAAAGCAATAATCGTCCCAAGGCCGTATCATGCCTCTGTTTTGTATTAATAATACATGCCTGGTAGCATGTAAAATTTTCTATCGACAAAGAAAATCTCTACTTGAGGCTCAGGTTTGGAATGTATTGTTAACATTGTAATAAGGATTACTATTTTATGCATTTCAATGGTTTTATATAGATGTATATTGGTGTTGCTGTTTTATCGATATAACTGTAATGTAGGGACCCTCTGTCTGTGAACTTATTTACAGACAGTACTCAGTAGTTCAACTTGCTACAATAACATAAACTTGTGAAGAGTTTTGTGcgaacaaaatttttttatctatatgtATACTTGATACTAAATTCATTGCCTTTCTTGCGTGAACTTATTTACAGAGGGGTTTTCAATATGCATGACATTCACAAAATTCTGACTCAAAAGATAgtctaaaaaaataacttatttaAAGTGCATTACTTatcttttgtaaaatgaaaaataggtaAGACATGCACAAACAGGGTCATTGGGAAGAAAGAGATGGAAAGAGAATTGAAGACGATGGGAGAGGTAGAAGAGATAGACGGACAgacaaaaaatcaaacaaaaagacCAATGGGAAAGGGATATACCAACTGGAGTAAAGAGAAACACGAGATGGAGTGATGGACAAAGCGAAATGTAATATTACCGAGCATTTTGAGGACGGAGCGCCGGGCCCTAGCCTGGATGTTGCCGTCACTCCGTCGTCGGCCGTCACGGATACACGCCCCGTGTTCTTTTGAAGCCTTGGAGGTATCGGAGGAGGACCTGTGGATTTTGGGAGCTTCTATGGTGGATCGATGTATAGCGACGGCAATTAGACTGTACAGTACGCTGATAAAGATCATGGGCAGGATAAAGAAGAAACACGTGGAGGCCAGGAACCATCCCGTGATTGGCGCATGCTTGAACGCGCACATGGCGGACTCCTCGATCGTGCGGTTCTTGGGGTCCTTGATTTTGACCACACCGTACTGGTCGGCGATTGGAATAGCGGTGCATACGGCCACAATCCACACGCAGGCGATCACGCGCGCCGCGCGCGGGAGACTGGACATCTTCTGCGCCTTCATTGGGAAACAAATGGCGACGTATCGCTCCACGGTAAAAGCCGTGATCGTCAGAATGGAAGTGTTGGTGGAGATCTCACAGACGAAGGCGCGCATCACACAGAGCGTCTCTCCGAACACCCAGGGGTACAGTGACCAGACGGAGTATAGATCCGGCGGAAGTCCGATCACCAGCAGGAGGAGGTCCGCCACGGCCAGGTTAAACAGGTAGTAATTCGTGGCGGTGTGCATGAACTTGTTCCGGGCGATGACGAAGCACGTGCAAATGTTCCCAAGGATGCCGGTCACAAACAGAATGCCATAAATAATGGTGACCGGGATAACCACAGCGAGGCTGTCCCGCCGGGGGTACATATACACCTCCAGGAACCGCCAAATGTCAAAGGGAGGCGACCCACCGCTCGTGTTGTACTTGAAAGCATGGAGTGCCCGGATGAGGTGACGGATCTGAGTGTCGGAGCACGTGACGTTATAGAGGTCCTGACACAGCCCCATTAGGTATTCCATGGTGCCCTCAGGGAGGGGCATCCCGGGCTTCAGTGTCGGCCGCTCCCAGGGGGTCTGAAAGTAAACAGAGCTCACTGTGAAAAAGTCAGGGGATAACATTGGCACGTAACAGTCATAGCTCTCAATGAAACCAGGGGATAAAGCATTACACGTATACATAAGTCTCGGTGAAGGAATGAGTGGATAGCATTGACACACAGCGTAACAATCATTAATTAACAGTAAAGAAACAGTCAGGGGATAACATTGCTACTTGGTGTAACAATCATTTTTTCCCGCAGGTATACATAGCTCTCAATGAAACATTCACGGGATAACACTGCCACGTGACGCGACAAACAGGTATACATACATTGTTATCCTGTGAATTCACtcagttttctttcaaaaactactagtgtctttttaaaacaataattggttttttttaacgaaTCATTACAAAAAATGTCAGCTAtttacggaagcgtattagggCCGCAgcggtattttttttattaattataataattataataatcatAACATATTAGTAATTTGATATAGCAGATTATCatgataatttgttataacaaattaataatttgttacaacaaattactaatctgttataacaaatcaataaaaaaaaaatactgctgCGACCCTCATACGCTTCCGTAGTTAATTCATCTGATATTTAACTAGGAAAAAATATGAGGGGGAAATAAATAGAATATACAAGAAAACGCTCTCTGCACGAACATGGCTCTCGTGAAATTTTAGATTTAACAAATTCTTAAATTGTGGACTTTGAgacattttttcattattttatctatatatgcGGTTTATGTTACATGgagaatattttaatatgataaaacattttggCAAATTCTTAAAAAGCAGCTAAAAGGAGATGTCTTTTTCAATAATGCATATATAGATTCGACCaacaaatttacaaaacaacatgtgtaAATTtgacgtatacatgtatgaggcACATTCATTTAGAACCTGTCtttataaatcatatatttatatttgcagtggcgtcggaaggtAATTCAAACCGGAAGCTAATTCAAactggcgggggggggggggggggggggtagacttaTCAAACATCTTGACCAAAAAACCTCTCGTTatggttatgtataactttgccaaaaaaagggggggtcAGTCCTCCCCCTCCCTGGTTCCGGCGCCTATGATTTGTACACATAGACACGCCTTCTATAGATCGTGTCATCCTGTTCTGTAGAGCAACAACCTCATCAAATTAAGATTCATTGCCTGTCAAAAGAACATGGAAGCGGTTTGTAAACTTGTCAGGGGAATGCATAACTCGCCTCAAATAAAACCTACTGccctataaaaaaaaagttagaaaaGTGACATTGACCGCAACGAATTTCAATTAATGTAACAAAAGTTAACGGATGTTGtggggaaaaaaagaaatataaaatttggatTCGGAAATTGATCAATTAGATATTACGCGAGTTATGGCAGCGAGATTAAAGAGGGAAGTGATTGGAAAACAGGTCAGGGATAACATTCTAATTATGGCTGCCCCGGTaccttttaacttttaattataCCAAACATATCTTTTTCTTCCGGTATTTCGTTAAACACAAGATCCTCGGTCGATCAGTCATTGATCTTGTGTACCGAACGTTGTTATATTTAATGCGGAAAATGATGCACGAAAGTCGCCTACGAGCGGcagagaaaaaattaatttaacctGGTAATGAGAGCAATAAAATCCAAACAATGAGATAGAGTAATTCAGTAAATGTGCGAATGTTCACAACTTTATGAGAGGGTCTTCTTCCGCGTACATTTAATCATCCTGTATTTATACGAGTTCTGTTTGCAGAatcgatgtacatgtacttcagcATTAAATTCCCTGATCCttaatgcaaaatttacaagctatatgtatatgcaaaatgaaacaaatacatattttttttagaaatctgACCAAATATTTCTACTACAGGTATGGAAAAGCAAGTCTATAAACTATTTTTCCTTGTACCGGTAATTTTCAATACCGGTATCTATAATATCCGTATGAAATGTAGAAAAAAGGCAGACAATCTTCATTTCATTAGACCTtctttttctctataaattttCTACAGTGTAAGTTTTTGCAATGGCATTTCCAGGTTGAAATGCCACCCAATCAATGGATCGGATCTATGACATCTTCAAGAATATACTTGGCGTGGGAAAGACCTCATCTTCCAGATATCGAAGCAAGGTGAAAGGGGATGGTTAATTACAGGTAGAAGTTGTATGGTCTCTTCCATCAGCAGGCGTGATGTGAAGTTTTCAATGTTGCAGATATAAAAGTTGTGGACATAAcataaaaaaagggaaaaaagaaaaagggaGTAGGGTAATATCGGAGTAAAAGTGCgttttatatttcattgttttactAATCGCCTGTTACAGCCATTCACAAAGACAGAGAGCAAGACGGCGCGATAAAAGTGCAAGCATGACATACTTAATGGAGACAAAAACTAGAGGAAAGAGCGctcttctttttgttttttttatagttgGTAGATAAATTGCGTAATTTGatggtaatttttatttttttttttttgctatctGATATAGGTGAACGACCGGTATAAtggtcatttatttaaataggAAATCATTTTTGGCATTTCTGTGGAAGTGATCCTGACAGCCTATTTAGCACCAGCCAGGACTTTAACCACAGACTACATCTAAACGTCCTAGCTGTAATCTCCATGCGTATCTTGGGACCTCCATATTGATTGTACTTTTTGAGGAAGAATCTGCTTTTTGattgcatgtacatgttcttATGTTTCCGCTCTGTGATAAAGGTTTCCACAAGAAAATGCACCAAATAAAAAATGGTCATGACGCTTTTATCAAACTTGTCGATTGCGGTGGGAATTTCTGAAACAATAACagaaaaaatttgatttactgTTCAGAATCACCATGATTACAATTCTATGTCATTAATAATCGTGTTTAACAATGAAATAACGATAAAAGGACTCTACATGAAAATACCGAGGCCGAAGTCCGAGGTTGATTTCACCTATTTCTGTATGGGATATGGAAGAATTCCAGCAGATGTACATGGTATCCAAAAGATGTAGATCGCAAAAAGATCGACAAATCAAGCAGACGGAGGAAGGTCGACTACATTATTGCAGTTAGGCAAAGGCTAATTAAAATTGTTCCCATAAATGAATACTTGACGCACTCTACGAATATGACTACAAATACTAAATATCAGATATAGGATACCACATCTAGGAATTTTCGTTTTATCTCTATAGATCTATCAATTATCAATACGTTAACTCATTTTCATTCCTACGCACGTTGATAGCAAAACCATATGCAGGTGGTGCAAAGTGCACGTGTCATACaatctacatgtacttctacTTCATATTGCAAAATTGTTTTTCTGCTGGAATgacaaatgtaaattttatttaaatgattaaaataattgtGAATTCTAACAGGTGTATTAACATAAATGATGCAATAAGTTATTTACCAAGGTATTGTTTAAGAGCACACCCACTCAGATCATTGGAATATTAAGAGTGTTTGTGTactttaagaaattaaatatctcattaaaataaaaaacagaaaaacacacatacatttacatgtataaaaaacaaaaacaaatatggtttttataaatcaaacaaGAGATGTAAAACAAACCAACTAAATtgcataaagaaataaaaagaaactaaaaatgaatataatctGACAATTAAATATGTGAACTTTTGAAACACACTGTAACCAAACTCTGGAATATTATGATCCATTAACTTATGACCATATTTCATGTTTGATGGACATTATCCACGAGCAGTAATTTTCCCCTTTAGTACTACAACGATAAAAGACTAACATTACAGTAATAGTGCGAATTACGTAGGAAATAACTACATGTTTTTTACAGTCCATTCGTCATCTGTCCAGTTCCCGCCACTCGGGTCTCAGACATTCGTCTGTACCGGGTCGGGTCTACCCATAAACAGATCGTTAGATCTACAGCAGTAATtaacatttaatcaaaatcCAAAAACGCCGAGCGTTTATCGGAGCAATTCGCGCGATTTGGGTTTTTCATCCGTTGGTTTCATATATTTCACAAAAACCGAACGATTATTCTGTTAACGGTCGGACGTTATGCTGTATGTAGAGGAGAAAAAAGTGTGGCGATGTTTACATAATGATCGGTGATTGCCGTTAATCTGGTTGATTTTGTAAGAAATATATCGCTTAAATTACATGGCCCCAAGTGACCTATTAAAGTcataaacacaaaacaaaaacgCAGGGGAAGTCATAAAATAAATCTCCCATTAAAAAGAATTGTATGAAGGTATTGTGATATCATggtaaaaattcaacatttactgatttaaaaaatgtgctagCGGGATTTATCATTTGCATCTAGAAGCAAGCCTTTGCTTAAAGAACTCGCTTTCACTTTCCTAATTAGTAGTGATTTTATTATACGCTGAACTTTGGAGATAGAGACGTTTCTTTGTTAACTGCTCATTGTGTAATGCTACGAAAGTTCATCTGATAAACTATTTCACTGTAATGACAGAATCGATAAGGAATCTCTCTGTGGGTCTCGGGCTCGAGTCGTCTTTAATCGTCACCAAACTTCTTCCGGTTTCTCTGCAGCCACGTACCGAGATCAATGGTCAAAACATTGTCTTCGAAAACTCTACTTGCACATGAACTATGCGCATTATGAAAATATCTGTGTTAAAAATAGCAACCATGGAAGTAATAGCAAACTGTTTAAATTCGGTAAAAAAAGAGTCTGGGTGCATTAGCGCCACCAAACGGTGGGGAATGCCGGGAAATTTGAGAAGGGAGGgaactgtcatgttgtaaaagATTGTTGTTACTCCCtaccagtaaattcaaaattaacaatttgACAACTTATGTCATTTTTGCTTCAAGAATTGTACAATTTGTATTTACACCTTACCagtaaattcaatttaaatatgacaactttgtatttttttgtcaattttttttatttgcacctactagaagataaaaaaaaattccgatatTGCAGGGTTATTATCTTTCGTTTGCTATGCAATGCAATGATTTGattagtttttaaacattttaagaaaacaacTTTCTAATATTTGAAAAGAACGTTTATTGCTACTAAAATACATGAACAAAACAATGCCAGCGATGTTCGGCATAGTGCGTGCATGTAAATACATGCAATAAATAATCTCACacgttaatacatgtatgtggatcATAAATTGTTGTATTCCGGACTCCAAATCATTATGGCacaataaaatctttttcaattaaacatatagatttaaaggtatatgtggcgtatttttcGTGAATAACAATGATAACATCTGATTATTAGCCTCATTTCTTTACATAAATTAGATAGGACTTTTACACAAATTACGCTTTATAAGTCAATCGCATAACAAAgatac
This portion of the Magallana gigas chromosome 7, xbMagGiga1.1, whole genome shotgun sequence genome encodes:
- the LOC105321606 gene encoding pyrokinin-1 receptor — protein: MPLPEGTMEYLMGLCQDLYNVTCSDTQIRHLIRALHAFKYNTSGGSPPFDIWRFLEVYMYPRRDSLAVVIPVTIIYGILFVTGILGNICTCFVIARNKFMHTATNYYLFNLAVADLLLLVIGLPPDLYSVWSLYPWVFGETLCVMRAFVCEISTNTSILTITAFTVERYVAICFPMKAQKMSSLPRAARVIACVWIVAVCTAIPIADQYGVVKIKDPKNRTIEESAMCAFKHAPITGWFLASTCFFFILPMIFISVLYSLIAVAIHRSTIEAPKIHRSSSDTSKASKEHGACIRDGRRRSDGNIQARARRSVLKMLVAVVVAFFVCWAPFHAERMMTVSISAWTEPLLRIYRTLFYVSGIFYFINCTVNPVLYSVMSFKFRKGLRETILKSKCCCRPIKIRKRLPFSKLLHANSHTETAYTSMPPRFTNTAGRKLQETELIPQNEAQTSGSHSPAPSISGSSLKSTDGMSQEEDLQQVLLQINVIERQRRNDVTQSSAGKTREVEGLMEIKF